The window TTGTGGTCTTCACCACCCGCCCGGACACCCTGTTCGGGGCCACGTTCGTGGTGCTGGCTCCAGAGCATCCCCTGGTGCCGAAGCTGACCGCCCCGGAGCGCCGGGCGGAGGTGGAGGCCTATATCCAGGAGGCCCAGCGCCGCACGGAGATCGAACGGTTGTCCCTGGAGCGGGAGAAGACCGGCGTCTTCATCGGGGCCTACGCCCGCCATCCCCTGACCGATGAACGGCTGCCCATCTGGATCTCCGATTACGTGCTGATGGAATACGGGACGGGGGCGGTGATGGGCGTGCCGGCCCACGACCAGCGGGACTTTGAGTTCGCGGTGAAGTTCAACCTGCCCATCCGGATGGTGATCGCCCCGCCGGGCTGGGATGGGAAGCCGCTCTCCGCTGCCTATGAAGGGCCCGGGACGATGGTGAACTCCGGCCCCTTCGATGGCCTGCCCAGCGAGGAGGGCAAAAAGGCGGTGGTCGCCGAGCTGGAACGGCGCGGCCTGGGCCGCCCCGCCGTCTCCTACCGGCTGCGGGACTGGTGCATCAGCCGCCAGCGCTACTGGGGCACCCCCATCCCCATCATCTACTGCCCGAAGTGCGGCACCGTCCCCGTGCCCGAGGACCAGCTGCCGGTGCTGTTGCCGGAGAGCGTCAACGTGCTCCCCACCGGCGAGTCGCCGCTGAAATACCTGGAGGACTTCGTGAAGACCACCTGCCCCCAGTGCGGCGGGCCGGCCGAGCGGGAGACGGATACCATGGACACCTTCGTCGATTCCTCCTGGTATCAGTATCGCTATCTGAGTCCGCATAAAGATGACGCGCCGTGGGATGAGGAGGAGGCCCGCTACTGGCTGCCGGTGGACCTGTATACCGGCGGGGTGGAACATGCCACCATGCACCTGCTCTACACCCGGTTCTGGACCAAGGCGCTGCGGGATATGGGGATGGTCTGGTTCGATGAGCCGATGATCCGCCTGCGCAACCAGGGTGTCATCCTGGGCGAGGACCGGGAGAAGATGTCCAAGTCCCGGGGGAACGTGGTGGCGCCGGATGAGCTGGTGATGCGCTACGGGGCGGACACGGTGCGGGCTTACCTGATGTTCGGCTTCCGCTGGGATGTGGGCGGACCGTGGAGCTCCACCGGCATCGAAGGTGTGCACCGGTGGCTGCACCGGGTGTGGAATCTGGTGCTGGAGCCGGCGGAAGGGGAGGGAGAGCCCGCTCCAGAGCAGGTGGCCGCGCTGAGGCGGTGGACCCATCGGACCATCAAGCGGGTGACGCAGGACCTGGAGGATTTCGAGTTCAATACGGCCATCGCTGCGCTCATGGAGTTCACCAATTACCTGCAGGACGCCCGGAACACCCCCGTGGTCCGCCATGAGGCATGGACCGAGGCCATCCGAACGCTGGTGTTGCTGCTGGCGCCGTTTGTGCCGCATCTGGCCGAGGAGCTGTGGGAACGGCTGGGCTATCCATACAGCGTGCATCAGCAGCCCTGGCCGCGATGGGATGAGGATCTGGCGAAGGCGGATACCATCACCCTGGTGATCCAGATCAACGGGCGGGTGCGCGATCGGGTGGACGTGCCGGCCTCGATCACCGAGGAGGAAGCGAAGCGCATCGCCCTGGATCGGGCCAACGTCCGCCGACATCTGGGTGACCGGCAGCCCCAGCGGATCATTTACGTGCCGGGGCGCCTGATCAATATCGTGGTGGAATAAAAAACAGGGGCGGCAGCAACACACCCGCTGCCGCCCTCGCTGTAGGGCAACTGCTTGCAGTTGTCCTACGCCTGAAGGCTGCAGGATTATGCCGTCGAGATCGGGGTTCCCTGGAGGGACCAGGCGCCTGCCGAGGTGATGCGGACCTGGATCAGCTGGCCCCGCCAGTCGCGGTCGCCGTCCTCAAAGAACACCAACTTGTTGTTGCGGGTCCGCCCGAACCACTTGCCCTTCTCGTTGCGGTCCTCCACCAGGATCTCCACGGTCTGCCCGATGAGGGCCTCGTTCTTGCGGCGGGAGATCCGCTCGTAAAGCTCCTCCAGCATGCGGAAGCGCCGCTCTTTCTCCTCGGGCGGCACATCGTCGGCCATCGTGCGCCAGGCCACCGTCCCCGGCCGCGGGGAGTATTTGGCGATGTGCACCACGTCGAACTCCAGCTCCTCCACCAGCCGGTAGGTGTCCATAAACTGCTCTTCCGTCTCCCCACAGAAGCCGACGATGATATCCGTGGCGATGGAGGCGCTGGGGATGCGCCGGCGGATCTTTTCCACCACGCGCTTATAATCGGCCACCGTGTAGCCGCGGCGCATGCGGGCCAGCACCTCATCGTTACCGGCCTGAACGGGGATCTCAATGTGCTCGCAGACCTTGGGCAGCTCCGCCACCGCCTCGATGATCCGGTCGGTCATGAAGCTGGGGTGGGAGGTCAGAAAGCGGATGCGCTGGATCCCTTCCACCTCATGGACTGCGCGGAGCAGATCCGCCAGGTCCGGGCCGTCAGGGATATCTTTCCCATAACGGTCGACGATCTGGCCCAGCAGGGTGACCTCCCGGACGCCCTGTTCGGCCAGGGCGCGCACCTCCGCGACGATCTGGCCTACCGGTCGGCTCCGCTCCGGGCCACGGCGGTAGGGGATGATGCAGAAGGTGCAGCCGAAGGAGCAGCCGTGGACCACCGGGACGTAAGCGGTCACCTTGCGGCCCCGCTCGGAGGGCGGCAGCACCAGCTCCTCGTCCTGGAGGGCGTAACGGATCATGCGCTCCAGGTCCGCCACCGCCCGGCCCTCATCGATCCGCCGCGCCAGGAAGTCCACCAGCGGGCGGGGATCCGCGGGGGGCATGAAGACGTCCACCCAGGGGAAGGCCCGGCGGAGCCCCTCGTTGCCCTTCACGCCCACCAGACAGCCCATGACCGCCACCACGCGATCCGGCCGCCGCTCTTTGAGGGGGCGGACCATATGGAGCCACCCGTAGGCCTTCTCCTCGGCCGACTGGCGCACCACACAGGTGTTGACGACCAGCACGTCGGCCTGTTCCGGGCGCTCGGCCATCTGGTAGCCGAGCTTCTCCAGGGCCGAGGCCAGCCGCTCGCTGTCGGCCACGTTCATCTGACAACCGAACGTGTGGATGTAATACCGCATCTCACGCACTTTCCCATCCCTCCCGATGGAATCCGGGAGGCCCCATGGCGAGGATCCGGTTGAGCCTTTCGAAGTCCGGATAGAGGAGCGGAGTGAGCTTCCCTATTTCCGCATCGGCTCCCCCAGGAGAAAGCCCGCCGCCCCGTCCATGCCTGAAAAGGATCGGCTCGTTCATCATTTTAGGGGGATCGGGGGTGCTCCGTCAAATCCCCATCGGGAGTGAGGAGAGACGCGATCGAGGCTCCCTCGTTCGAACCCGGAGGTGGATGTCCGAATCCTGGGGGCCAGGTGGGCGCCGGGAGGGTCGACGGATCCGGTGCCGGGTGGTCGGATATAATTCCTGGCGAGGGATCCGCTTTCTATGGGGGATCCAATGGCCAACCGGGGAAGCGGGATCGTGAGCGGGCGCTTCTGGACTATGAATGGGCATGTTTCACCCTCCAGCAGTCCGCGGAGAAGGTGATCAAAGCGCTGGGGCTGGCGCTGGGCCTGACGCTGTGGGGACATTCCCTGACCGAGATGCTGAAGCTGATCGGACAGCGAATCGAGGTTCCTCTGGAGATCCTGGATGACGCCCGATTGCTGGATCTGTATTACATCCCCCCTCGCGATCCGAATGGTTTCCCCTTGGGCAAGCCGGCGGATGATTTCACGGAAACCCAGGCCCGGGAGGCGCTTCGTGCGGCGGATCATATCATCGGGTGCTGTGAAAGCCATCTTCCTGGATCGGGATGAGGTGCTCCGGCGGTTGCAGGAGGTCGCGGTGGAGGCCCTGGAGGCCTTCCCGGCGCTCCAGGAGGTGCGGCTGATCGGCTCTCTGGCGGCCGGGACCGCTACGGGCACCAGCGATGTGGATCTGCTGCTTCGGGTGAAGGAGATCTCGGGGAACCCTCTGGAGGCGATGAAGCCGTATTTTTTCTTCTTCTCCCGCCGGCTGGAGATCGGCCTGGACCTTTTGTTGGTGGGTTCGGATCTTCCTCCCGGGCTGGAGGAGGCGCTGCGGGGGAGCATCCTGCTGGCCCGGCGGGAGGAAACGGAATCGCCTTCCGATTGAGGAAGCGCCATCGCCGCTCCTCCGGGCGTTTCCCTACCACCATTTCGATGAGCATCGGCTCCTGTGGTCAACCGTGCCCGGATCTCCGGCTTCCACAAGCTCCACACCCGCAGCCGCCCGGCGCTGGCGGCTGCCACAGCATCCTGGGGATACCGCTCATTGGAAGCCCCCGGCCCTCGTTCTTCACCATGGACCTCTCAACGCCCCGGTGGCGTGGGAAGGGTCTGGATCGCCTGATCCATGATCGCCCGGACCCTGGCTTCCGAATCTCCGTTCACGATCAGGAGGCTGAGGATCTCCCCGCGGGCCTGTAGCAGGACCTGGAGGAACCCTCCCTCGGAGTCCCACACGGAGAGCCGCCAGCCCCCTGCCTCCGGATGGGCTTTCATCCCTGGAAACCGGGCTTGCATCCCCTGAGCCAGGGCGTTTGCAACCCGGCGGGCCTCCTCGGCGCTCGCGTAACGGTATGAGGAAGGGGAACACGGCGGCGGTGGCGGAGCCATCCCAGACGAGCATCGATCTTCCGTAGCCTTCCTGAAAGCGGAGGGGCTCCTCGCCGATGCCCATAGGGGCCAGGTTGTTCGGGTTGAGGGGCTGGCGGAGATCCTGGGGGGATCAGGAGGCCCGTGAGAAGAAGCATCCACTTAGCCTTCATCGTTCACCTCCCCTTCAGATGCCGTTCGTCCATGACCATGCCTCCCTGGAAGGGCTTTCACCGCCTGTTTGAAGCCTACCACATTGTGGCGTTCTCATCAGGACTTCCACAATCTCTGCAGGGGCATAGCGCTCAATGGGTGGGGAAACGAACCTGCCGAATCCTCGCCAGACAATCCATCCGCCGAGGGCCATGGCCATCTGCTGCAACAGCTGCTGCCTATTCCAATCCACCCCCAGCACCAGGCCTCCCATCCGAGCCACGGCCTGGGCCACCCGCAACGCCCGCACCGGGCCCAGAACCTGCACCAGGCGCCAGCACATCGCCAGGCCCGTGAAGACCCGGACGTGCTTCCCCTCGATTTCCAGGGGCATCGGCTCTTAGCGCCAGCCAGGGCGGGCCGGGTTCCGTCGGGCCTGCACCTCGGGCTCCCGTAGCGACCGCACCCCCAGCCGCCCGCCGCTGAGCGTTTCCACTTCCCGGGCCAGGGCGGCGCATATGGAACACCCACCGTCCTACAACAACCATCGTTCGACCCTCGCTTCCCCTCCGCTTAGCGTTCGGCCATCGGGGGAGAGCTTGAGGGCGAGGATGGCCTCTGTGTGGCCTTCCAGGATCTGGGGCAGCGCCCCATCGGGGGCCCGCCAGATTTTCACGGTCCCCTCTCCAGTGCCCGAGGCCAGCCAAGTTCCCCCCGGACCGAAGGCCGACCGGAGCACCGCCACGGTGTCTGCCAGCCAGCGCGCGAAGGGCTGTCCGGTCGCCACGGAATACCGGGCAATCCAGGGGCCGTCGATGTCGCCCTCCGCGATGGCCAGCCACTCGCCCGCCTCCGAGAGGGCCAGAGCCTCTATGGGTTTTCCGGTTCCCTTCCTCCGAATGATGCGTGGCGGATCTTTCGCGGGCGATCCGTTTCGGGAGGAGAGAGGGCGGGGAGGCCCCAGGCCGTCGTGACCCCGAAGAGCAGCCCGGCGAGAGCACCCAGGGCCAGCCATCCCAGCGGCTCCTGACCCTCCGGAAGGCGATCCATCCAGTGTCCCGCCCACCACGCCATCCCCCATCCCGCCAGAAGCCCTCCGAAGGCGGTCAGGGTCAGCCACGCCCAGGCCGCGCGGATCACCCGCCGGAGGAGCGTCCATTGGGCCAGCCCCACCCCCAGCCCCAGGCTGGCCCCGTTGACCCCGAAGATCAGAAGGAAGGAAGAGAACTCCGGGGGCATGGGGGGCAGGACCCGCTCCGGGCCGATGGCCCAGAGGAGCCCCCAGGGGATCAAGAGGGCCAGCCCGCCCCCCAGGCCGCTGCGGAGGATCCAGGATGCGGACCTCACCGGCAGGCGGCCGGTCAGAGCCTGACCCAGGCCGAGGAGCAGCCCCACCCCCAGGCCGCCGGTGAAGAGAAAAAAGGTAACATCCGTGGGAGGCCACCCCGGGAGGCGGCTCCACAGGGGGCGGAGGGCCGCCAGCCCTGTCCGCTCCCACTCCCACAGCCCGAGCAGGGCCAGGGCCCCCACCCCGATATGGATCAGCACCCATTCAGTTCCTTCTCGCACCGTGCGGATCATCGGCCCTCCGGCGCCGGGAATCGGGCGTATTCGATCCAAGGCAGCGTCGGGATCATCCGGTGGGCATATCCCAGGCGCCCGCCCCCGAGGCGGTAAGGGAGGCTGCGGCGCACCCAGGCTTCCAGCTCGGCCCCCAGGGTGTCGACCAGCTCCACCTCCGGTCGCTCCAACCAGAAGCGCAGGTCCTCGGGGCGATGGAGCCAGCCGGTGAGATGGGTGACGAGGGGGGCCTCCCAAGGGTCGCCGGACCAACCGATCCGTTCCAGCCAGGGGGGATCGATCGCGAGGCCGGTCGCGGTCCACTCCCGCGGGTCCGCCCATCCGCCCCAGGCGAAGTCGGGGGCCAGCACGCCCGCCACGCTGTCGAACTCCAGATGGCCGGCCTGGAGGAGGCTCTGGACGGCACGAAAGGAGAGGGGGGAGCGGAAGGTGATCTGGACAGGGAGGGGGCCCGGCCAGGGGCGATCCAGGAGGGCCTTCGCGGCTGCCAGGCGAGCCTGGCGGTAGGTGGCGAGGACGTCCGGGGTGTTCGCCACCAGCCGGGCTTGAATGACCCAGAGGCCATCCGGCTCCCGCACGGCAACGGCCGAATAACCCTCCCCCTCGCGGGTGATCGGGGTGGGCCACGTCGGGGGGAGCGTGGCACCGATGAATGCCAATCCGATCGCCAGGGCCAGCATCACACGCCTTTTCATCATTAACCTCCTGCAACTCAGATTATGGGGCTAAACCCGGAGGATCTGTATAAGACTTAGAGTAATTAGACCCATATACCAGTTTGCCGAGCCAATCATCGTTAGCGCAAAGGTTGCAACCAAGGGAATAATTAACCTCGCCGGTGGTTGGATTTTGTGTTTGTCGCCATCGAGTGTCGGTATGATAGTAAGTATTAGATTGAATTTGAGACGCATTAAACCAGATATAAATAACCTCATAAATATCTGAACGGCCGCATTTGTTATACCGATTCCAGGTTGCATTAGGAAGACCACTGCTATTCACAAACCAAGCGTTCATCTGATCACAATATGCTTGAGGGTCTGGCTTATATCCTTCCCATTCCAAGCGAAATCCTTTCCAAGCATTTGATCGAATAGCGGCTGCGTTTTGCTCATACCACCAATCAGTTATGGCCCAGCGGATATCATAACCAGAGTAATATGGCTGTCAGGTCCAAGAGCCCCAATTTGGACTTTCCTGCCAATCCCAATGATATGTAGTGCCGGCCTTAGATATATAAAATGTTGATAAAATAGCCCAAGAAATTACAATTAGTTTCGCGAATGTCCGGAACCATTTCCTCTTCATGGATCACCTCCTGATCATAATTTTCTATCATTGGGCTACTCGTGATATCGCAGTGAGTGCATTTTCAGCCATCCGTCGTTGCGGGCTTCCACCTCCTGGGCCAGGGCGGCGCACACCGCACACCCGCTGTCATATAACAGCCAATGGTTGGGCATTGTTTTTCCTCCTTTCGCAGCACTCGTCCGAGCATGGGCTCTCCTTCGTATCCCGATATATCCACCTCTCACAAAAAGGGGGTGACAAAGTGGTCCCAATCTGGTCCCAGGTTGGTCCCGATTTTCCGGAGCCTCGGTCCCGAAGGTCACCTTGCAGGATTGGGGTCCTTGCATGGCAAATATCCAACGGCGATGCTCGCGGGGTCTATGTCCGCAAGATCCGGGGTGAGGGTGAACCGGATACAGGCTCCATAAGAACCGACCGGCGTGATCAGGATCAAGCCCGCTTTGATGGGAGCGGTAGAGCATGGTGCCGGAAACAGGTCTGGACTGCAATGAACCCCTACACTGTGTCCGCCACCCCACCCCCGTTCTATACGGGCGTATTCAGCCACCGGGAGGCTATCCCGGCGGGGAAGCGGGAGGCCCCAGTACTCAAAAACAGGCCCGGCAAGAGGTTCCTCCCCGTTGTAAACCCAGCTCATATAGACGGCTCTACCTTCCACGTCGCTGTAAAGCGAAGGGGCGACGGGGTTATGACCGAAAC is drawn from Thermoflexus sp. and contains these coding sequences:
- the leuS gene encoding leucine--tRNA ligase, whose amino-acid sequence is MERYDPQVIEPKWQERWEETGIYRAVRDPSRPKFYFLTMFPYPSGDLHMGHWFAMAPSDAVARYLRMKGYNVLFPIGFDAFGLPAENAAIKHNTHPKTWTYANIERMRRQLRSMGASFDWTREVITCEPEYYKWNQWFFIQFYKRGLAYRKRSAVDFCPKCNTTLAREQVISQDGERVCERCGTPVIKKELEQWFLRITAYADELLDHSQLDWPERVCTMQRNWIGRSEGAEIVFPTEGEDSIVVFTTRPDTLFGATFVVLAPEHPLVPKLTAPERRAEVEAYIQEAQRRTEIERLSLEREKTGVFIGAYARHPLTDERLPIWISDYVLMEYGTGAVMGVPAHDQRDFEFAVKFNLPIRMVIAPPGWDGKPLSAAYEGPGTMVNSGPFDGLPSEEGKKAVVAELERRGLGRPAVSYRLRDWCISRQRYWGTPIPIIYCPKCGTVPVPEDQLPVLLPESVNVLPTGESPLKYLEDFVKTTCPQCGGPAERETDTMDTFVDSSWYQYRYLSPHKDDAPWDEEEARYWLPVDLYTGGVEHATMHLLYTRFWTKALRDMGMVWFDEPMIRLRNQGVILGEDREKMSKSRGNVVAPDELVMRYGADTVRAYLMFGFRWDVGGPWSSTGIEGVHRWLHRVWNLVLEPAEGEGEPAPEQVAALRRWTHRTIKRVTQDLEDFEFNTAIAALMEFTNYLQDARNTPVVRHEAWTEAIRTLVLLLAPFVPHLAEELWERLGYPYSVHQQPWPRWDEDLAKADTITLVIQINGRVRDRVDVPASITEEEAKRIALDRANVRRHLGDRQPQRIIYVPGRLINIVVE
- the miaB gene encoding tRNA (N6-isopentenyl adenosine(37)-C2)-methylthiotransferase MiaB, whose protein sequence is MRYYIHTFGCQMNVADSERLASALEKLGYQMAERPEQADVLVVNTCVVRQSAEEKAYGWLHMVRPLKERRPDRVVAVMGCLVGVKGNEGLRRAFPWVDVFMPPADPRPLVDFLARRIDEGRAVADLERMIRYALQDEELVLPPSERGRKVTAYVPVVHGCSFGCTFCIIPYRRGPERSRPVGQIVAEVRALAEQGVREVTLLGQIVDRYGKDIPDGPDLADLLRAVHEVEGIQRIRFLTSHPSFMTDRIIEAVAELPKVCEHIEIPVQAGNDEVLARMRRGYTVADYKRVVEKIRRRIPSASIATDIIVGFCGETEEQFMDTYRLVEELEFDVVHIAKYSPRPGTVAWRTMADDVPPEEKERRFRMLEELYERISRRKNEALIGQTVEILVEDRNEKGKWFGRTRNNKLVFFEDGDRDWRGQLIQVRITSAGAWSLQGTPISTA
- a CDS encoding HEPN domain-containing protein, which encodes MGAGRVDGSGAGWSDIIPGEGSAFYGGSNGQPGKRDRERALLDYEWACFTLQQSAEKVIKALGLALGLTLWGHSLTEMLKLIGQRIEVPLEILDDARLLDLYYIPPRDPNGFPLGKPADDFTETQAREALRAADHIIGCCESHLPGSG
- a CDS encoding nucleotidyltransferase domain-containing protein is translated as MRRIISSGAVKAIFLDRDEVLRRLQEVAVEALEAFPALQEVRLIGSLAAGTATGTSDVDLLLRVKEISGNPLEAMKPYFFFFSRRLEIGLDLLLVGSDLPPGLEEALRGSILLARREETESPSD